The genomic window ATCCAGAGAATGGTTTGCAGATCGCGCAGGCCGCCCGGCGATTCCTTGCAGTTGGGTTCGAGCGCGTACGGCGTGTTGTCGAACTTCTGGTGGCGGTGCCGCATTTCTTGCGACTTGGCCACGAAGAAGGCCTGCGGATCGATGGCGCGGGTGAAGCGGCGGCGAAAGCCGACAAAGAGCTTCTTGTTGCCCGCGATCAGCCGTGCCTCGAGCAGCGAGGTCTGCACGGTGACGTCTTTTTCTGCCTCGGCCAGGCATTCCTCGACCGTGCGCACGCTTGAGCCGATCTCCAGCCCCGCGTCCCAGCAATGCCCGATGAAGGCCTCGATGCGCGCCGGATCGATGCCGCTCGCGTGGCCTTCGGGTGGCAGCAGCAACAGCACGTCGACGTCGGAATACGGAAACAGCTCGCCGCGGCCAAAGCCGCCCACGGCCGCCAGCGCAAGCGAATCGCCAAAGTCGGCCTCGCGCCAAAGCGCGCACAAGGTCTGGTCGGCCAGCGCCGACAGCTGCCTCAGCACCGTATGCACGCTGCGCGTGGGTGCGCGCGCGAAACGCAAGGTTTCGAAGAGCGCGAGTTTCTTTGCGCGATAGGCTTCGCGCAGCGTTGCCACGTCGATCTTGGCTGGTTCGATCACGGCTTTGTCCGGGGCCGTGCGCCGCTCGCGCGGCTCACGTTTTCGTGGAAGTGACGAAGGAGGGCAGGGGCGGGCTGCCTTCGGACAGCGTGAGCACCTCGTAGCCCGTTTCGGTGACCAGCACCGTGTGCTCCCATTGCGCCGAGAGCGAATGGTCGCGCGTGACGATGGTCCAGCCGTCGTATTGGCCGCCCTTGAAGTCTTCCTTCACGTCGCGCTTGCCGGCATTGATCATCGGTTCGATGGTGAAGATCATGCCGGGCTTGAGTTCTTCGAGCGTGCCGGGGCGGCCGTAGTGCAGCACCTGCGGTTCTTCGTGGAATCGCTGGCCCACGCCGTGGCCGCAGAACTCGCGCACGACGGAAAAACCGTGGCCTTCGGCAAACTTCTGGATCGCATGGCCGATGTCGCCCAGGTGGGCGCCCGGGCGCACCTGCAGAATGCCATGCCACATGGCTTCGAAGGTGATGCTGCACAGCCGCTTGGCCGCGATGGAAGCGTCGCCGATGATGTACATGCGGCTGTTGTCGCCGAACCAGCCGTCCTTCACCACCGTGACGTCGACGTTCATGATGTCGCCCTTCTTCAAGGGCTTGTCATTCGGAATGCCGTGGCAAACCACGTGGTTGACCGAGGTGCAGAGAGACTTCGGAAAGGGCACGCTGCTGGCGCCCATGTAGCCCACCGTGGCCGAGGTGGTGCCCTGCTTGACCATGTATTCGGCGGCGAGCCGGTCGATTTCGTTCGTGGTGATGCCCGGCTTGATGAACGGCGTGAGGTAGTCCAGCACCTCGGAGGCCAGGCGGCAGGCGACGCGCATGGCTGCGATGCCCGCTGCGTCTTTGTAGGTAATGCTCATCCCGGAATTATCCCATTCAGCAAGCTAAAATTCCGGGTTAACGCGGATGACCCCAGTCAGCGGTCTTCCGCCTCGATTCTTTGATTCCCAACGCGGCCCCAAGGCCCCATCGACCGTGACGCAGCCCGCATCCCAAGCCCTTCCTGTCGTAACCATGTTCGAGGGCGGCAGCGCACTCAGCGATTTCCGCGCGCGGCAGCTGCTGCCCAAGCTGCAGGCCATCGAGCCGCGCATCGAGGGCATTTCGGCCCGCTTCGTGCACCTGGTGGTCACCGACGCGGCGCTGAGTGATGCCGAGCACGACCGCTTTGCCGCGCTGCTGACTTACGGCGAGCCCTTCGAGGCACCGGCCAAGGCCGCCACGTCGGTGGTCGTCACGCCCCGCCTGGGCACCGTGTCGCCCTGGGCCTCCAAGGCCACCGACATCGCCCACAACTGCGGCCTTGCGCTGCGCCGGGTCGAGCGCGTCACCCAGTACCACCTGAAGCTCAAGGCCCCGCTGATCGGCAAGGCGCCCGTGCTGGAAGGCGACACGCTCGCCGCCGTGGCAGGCCCGCTGCATGACCGCATGACCGAGTCGGTGCTTGCCACCGTCGAGCAGGCCGCAAGCCTGTTCAGCGAACTGCCGGCCCAGCCGATGGCGCTGGTCGACGTGCAGGGCGGCGGCCGTGCCGCGCTGGTGGCGGCCAATACGGGTTTTGGCCTGGCGCTGGCCGAGGACGAAATCGACTACCTGGTCGATGCCTTCACGCGGCTCGGGCGCAACCCGAGCGACGTCGAGCTGATGATGTTCGCGCAGGCCAACAGCGAGCACTGCCGCCACAAGATCTTCAATGCCCAGTTCACCATCGACGGCAAGGCGCAGCCCCAAAGCCTGTTCTCGATGATTCGCCACACCGAAAAGCAGAACCCGCAGCACACGGTGATTGCCTATGCGGACAACGCTTCGGTGATGGAGGGCACGACCGTCGAGCGCTTCATCCCCGCTTCCGGTTCGCAGGGCTATCAAAAAGATAGCGCACTGAGCCACGTGCTGATGAAGGTTGAGACGCACAACCATCCGACCGCCATCTCGCCATTCCCCGGCGCCTCTACCGGTGCTGGCGGCGAAATCCGCGACGAAGGTGCTACCGGCCGCGGCTCCAAGCCCAAGGCCGGCCTGACCGGCTTCACCGTATCGAAGCTCTGGCCGGAAGAAGGCCACTACGGCAAGCCAGAGCACATTGCCAGCCCGCTGCAGATCATGACCGAAGGCCCGCTGGGCGGCGCCGCGTTCAACAACGAATTCGGCCGGCCCAACCTGCTGGGCTACTTTCGCGAATACGAGCAAACGGTGGCGAGCGACATCGACACGGTACAGCGCGGCTATCACAAGCCCATCATGATCGCGGGCGGCCTTGGCAGCATCGACGCAACGCAAACCAAGAAGATTCAGTTCCCGGCGGGTTCGCTGCTCATCCAGCTTGGCGGCCCCGGCATGCGCATCGGCATGGGCGGCAGCGCCGCGAGTTCGATGGCCACCGGCGCCAACGCCGCCGAGCTCGACTTCGACTCGGTGCAGCGCGGCAACCCCGAAATCGAACGCCGTGCGCAAGAGGTCATCAACCATTGCTGGCAGCAGGGCGCAGCCAACCCGATCCTTGCGATCCACGACGTGGGCGCGGGCGGCCTGAGCAACGCCTTTCCTGAGCTGACCAACGACGCTGGCCGCGGCGCGCGCTTCGACCTGCGCGCGGTGCCGCTCGAAGAATCGGGCATGGCGCCCAAGGAAATCTGGTGCAACGAAAGCCAGGAGCGTTATGTACTGGCCATCGCGCCGGAATCGCTCGAGCAGTTCAAGGCTTTCTGCGAGCGCGAGCGGTGCCCGTTCTCGGTGGTGGGCGTCGCGACCGAAGAACGCCAGCTGCTGGTGGCCGACCAAGGCGCCGCAGTGCAGCCCGTCGACATGCCGATGGACGTGCTGCTCGGCAAGCCGCCCAAGATGCATCGCGACGTGAAGACCGTCGCGCGCAGCTTCAAGCCGCTTGACCTCACCGGCGTCGACCTGCAGAAGGCGGCCATCGACGTGCTCTCGCACCCGACCGTTGCCTCCAAGCGCTTCCTGATCACCATCGGCGACCGCACCGTGGGCGGCCTGAGCCACCGCGACCAGATGGTCGGCCCATGGCAGGTGCCGGTGGCCGATTGCGCCGTCACGCTGGCGGACTACAAGGGGTTTGCGGGCGAAGCCATGAGCATGGGCGAACGCACGCCGCTGGCCGCACTCGACGCGCCGGCCTCGGGCCGCATGGCGGTGGCAGAAGCCATTACCAACCTGCTGGCCGCGCCCATCGAGCTTTCGCGCGTCAAGCTCTCGGCCAACTGGATGGCTGCGTGCGGCGAGCCCGGCGAAGACGCCGCGCTGTACGAAACGGTCAAGGCCGTGGGCCTGGAGCTGTGCCCGGCGCTGGGTGTGTCCATTCCCGTCGGCAAGGATTCGCTGTCGATGCGCACGCAATGGAAAGACGACGGCGCAGCCAAGAAGGTCACGTCGCCCGTGAGCCTGATCGTGACCGCCTTCGCAACGCTCGCCGACGTGCGCGGCACGCTCACGCCGCAGCTCGATGCGCAAGAGGCCGACACCACGCTCGTGCTCGTCGACCTGGGCCAGGGTAAGCACCGCATGGCCGGCAGCATCCTGGCGCAAACGCTCGGCCAGAGCGGCGACACGGTGCCCGATCTCGACGATCCGGCCCAGCTCGTGGCGCTGGTGAATGCCGTGAACGCACTGCGCGCCGACGGCAAGATCCTGGCGATGCACGACCGCAGCGACGGCGGCCTGTTCGCCACCGCCTGCGAAATGGCCTTTGCAGGCCATGTGGGCGTGGCGCTCAATGTCGACATGCTGGTGACCGAAGGCGACGGCATTTCCGACAGCCGCATGGAAACCGGCGACGCCAAGAACTGGGCGCAGCAAGTGAGCGCGCGGCGCGAAGAGCTCACGCTCAAGGCGCTGTTCAACGAAGAACTCGGCATGCTGCTGCAGGTGCGCACGGCCGAGCGGAACGACGTGATGCAGGTGCTGCGCACCCACGGCCTCAGCGCGCACAGCCACTTCGTCGGCAAGACGCGTCCGGCCAGCTCGACCATGGACGCCGGCAAGGGCAAGGTCGAAGTGTGGCGCGATGCCAAGTCGGTGTTCAGCGCCAGCCTGCACGACCTGCATCAGGTGTGGGACTCCGTCAGCTGGAAGATCGCCCGCGAGCGCGACAACCCCGCCTGCGCCGATGCCGAGCACGCCGCAGCCGGCGATCCTTCGGACCCCGGCATGCACATCTTCCTCCCTCTCCCCCTGGGAGAGGGCAGCAGCCTCAACGCCCCCGCCATCCTTCAGAGCCGGCCCAGAGTCGCCATCCTTCGCGAGCAGGGCGTCAACTCGCACGTCGAAATGGCCTATGCCTTCACCGAGGCGGGTTTCGAGGCCTACGACGTCCACATGACCGACCTGCAGACGGGAAGGGCGGATCTCGCCAATTTCAAGGGCGTGGTCGCGTGCGGCGGCTTCAGCTACGGCGACACGCTGGGAGCCGGCATCGGCTGGGCGCGCAGCATCACCTTCAATCCGAAGCTCGCCGAACAGTTCAAGTCCTTCTTCGGCCGCGAAGACACGTTCGGCCTGGGCGTGTGCAACGGCTGCCAGATGTTCGCCGAGCTGGCCGACATCATTCCCGGCGCCGAAGCCTGGCCGCGCTTCACCACCAACCAGAGCGAACGCTTCGAAGCCCGCCTGTCGATGGTCGAGGTGCTCGAGTCTCCCAGCATCTTCTTTGCGGGCATGGCTGGCAGCCGCCTGCCGATCGCGGTGGCGCACGGTGAGGGCTATGCCAACTTCAAGCACCGCGGCGATGCCGCCAAGGCCATTGCGGCCATGCGCTTCGTGGACAACCACGGCAAGCCTACCGAGCAGTACCCGTTCAACCCGAACGGCAGCGCCGGTGGCCTGACCTCGGTGACCACGCCAGACGGCCGCTTTACCGCCGTGATGCCGCATCCGGAACGCGTGTTCCGCAACATCCAGATGAGCTGGACGCCGGGCGACCGGAGCGAGCTCAGCCCCTGGATGCAGATCTGGCGCAACGCGCGCCGTTGGGTCGGTTGAGGAAAAGCGCCCCAAACAAAAAGCGGCCTGAAGGCCGCTTTTTTTTGGAAGGCAAGAGCAGCCAACGCTGCTCGGCCTTTACTCGATCTTGGCCTTCGCGCGCAGCTCTTCCTGGTACTTCTGCAGGCGTTGTTGCTGCAGCTGCTGCGTGATCTGCGGCTGCACTTCTTCCATCTTCGGCAGCTGTGCCTGACGGATGTCGTCCACGCGGATGATGTGATAGCCGAACTGCGTCTTGACGGGCGTTGCGGTGGTTTCGCCCTTCTTGAGCTTGATCATCGCTTCGGAGAACTCGGGCACGAAGCTGGACGGGTTGGCCCAGTCGAGGTCGCCGCCGTTGGCGCCCGAACCCGGGTCCTTGCTCTGCTTCTTGGCGATGTCTTCGAACTTGGCGCCCTTCTTCAGGTCGGCCATGATCTTCTTGGCCTGATCTTCGGTCTCGACCAGGATGTGGCGAGCCTTGAATTCCTTGCCGCCGTTGGCCGCGACGAACTTGTCGTACTCGGCCTTGATGTCGGCTTCCGACACGGCGTTGGTCTTGCGGTAGTTTTCGAACAGCGCGCGGATCAGGATGGCCTGGCGTGCGAGCTCGAGCTGGTTCCGGTAGTCGTCGGTCGCATCCAGACCCTGCTTCTGCGCTTCCTGCATGAACACTTCGCGCGCGACGATTTCTTCGCGCAGCTGGCCCTGCATTTCCGGCGTGACGGGCCGGCCGGCTGCCGCCAATTGCTGCGCCAGCACGTCCATGCGCGCCTTGGGCACGGGCTTGCCGTTGACGATGGCTGCGTTCTGCGCCACTGCCGCCAGGGGAATCGCACCGAGCAGCGCTGCGGCCGCAACGGCCGTCAAGATTTGTTTTTTCATGGAATGAATATCAGGCTGGATGGGAAATGCGCGTGTAGAAAAAAGCGCGTGGAAAAAGCGGGAAAGACGAAAGAAAGAAAAGGGAAATGAGGAGGGCGGAGCCGCCGCGGCGAAAGCCGCGTGGCATTTGATCGACCCGTTGATCGATCGGACGACTCAGAGCACCTCGATGGCGATGGCGTGCAGACCCTGCGCGATAAAAACTTGGAGGGCATCATACACAAGGCGATGGCGCGCCACGCGGGGCTTCCCTTCGAACAGTGGGGAAGCAATGCGAACCCGGAAATGGGTGCCGTAGCCCTCTGCGTTGGCGCCCGCATGGCCGGCGTGGGCGCTGCTCTCGTCGATCACCTCGAGCACGGTGGGCTGCAGCTTCTGGCGCAGCACCGCCTCGAGGGCATCTGCCGTCGGCAGCGGGTGGGTTGCGGCGGTGCTCATGCGGTGGGCTCGTCGCTCTTGAGGTGCGGCGAGATGTACAGGCCCTGCGCCACCAGGAAGACGATCGGGAACACATAGCCCCAGAGCTTGAAGTTGACCCAGGCCTCGGTGGTGAAGTACGCCGCCACGTAGGCATTGATGAGTGCCATGAAAAGGCAGTAGCCGATCCACGCCACATTCAGGCGGCTCCAGATGCGGTCGGGCAGCTGCAATTGCGAGCCCAGCAGCATTTTCAGGAAGTTCTTCTTCAGCGCCCAGAGCGCCACGGCCAGGGCAACCGCCATTGCGCCGTAGAGCACCGTGGGCTTCCACTTGATGAAGCGGTCGTCGTGCAGCACCAGCGTGAGCGTGCCGAACAGCAGGATCAGCACCAGCGTGGCCTTCTGCATGGCCTGCAGCTTGCGTTCGGTGGCGTAGATGATGCCCATCTGCACCACGGTGGCGCCCATCAGCACGGCCGTTGCGGTGTAGATGTCGCCCAGCTTGTAGGCGCCGAAGAACAGCAGGATCGGAAAGAAGTCGAGGAGCAGTTTCATGCGCTGGGCGGGAGCCTGTGGTGGTTTGGTTACTTCTTCTGGAAATCGAGCGAAGCCGAGTTCATGCAGTAGCGCAAGCCGGTTTCGGTAGGACCGTCGGGGAACACGTGGCCCAGGTGGGCGCCGCAGTTCGCGCAGACGTTTTCGGTGCGCACCATGCCGTGCGAACGGTCGACGATGTTCTTGATGGCGCCCGGCACGGCTTCTTCCGAGAAACTGGGCCAGCCGCAACCTGCGTCGAACTTGGTTGATGCCTCGAACAGCTTCGCGCCGCAGCAGATGCAGTGATAAGTGCCGTCTTCCCAGTGCGCCTCGTACTTGCCGGTGAAGGGGCGCTCGGTGGCCGCGTGGCGCGTCACTTCGAAGGCCGCGGGCTCGGCGCCTTTTTCAGCGAGCAGGGCTTTCCATTCGGCATCGGTTTTCTGGATGGGTGCGGTCATGATGAGCAGCTGATTTCGATCGTGGAGGCCCAGTCGGGCGGGAAGCCGGCGTAAGCGTCGGCACCGGGATGTTCTTCAAATGGGGTTTCGAGCAGGTTCAGCAAGGTTGCCACACCCGAGAAGTCCTTCTGCGCAGCAGCTTCGATGGCTTGTTGGCCCAGGTGGTTCCGCAGCACGAATTTGGGGTTGGATTTGAGCATCAAATCGGCAGCTTCCGAGCGTTGGCCCGTCGATGGCGCCTTTGCATGTCGCTCCGAAAAAGATAGCAACCAGGTATCGAAGCCGACGCGGTCCAGGAAGAGATCGCGCACGGGTTCGGCGTTGCCTTCAGCCATGTACTGCGAAAGGCGACGCCAGAAGATGGTGTAGTCGACCTTTTCGGCGGCCAAGAGCTTCAGCACGCCCTCGATGAGCGGGCGGTCGCCTTCGGCCGAATCGGTGAGCCCGAGCTTGGCACGCATGCGGCCTTCGAACTCGCGCGGGAACACCGTCTTGTAAGACTCCAGTGCGGCCACGGCCACTTCCTGGTCGACGATCAGCGGCAGCAGCGCCTGCGCCAGGCAAAACAGGTTCCAGTAGGCCACGTTCGGCTGCTGGTTGAAGGCATAGCGCCCGCCGGTGTCGCTGTGATTGCAGATGTGGCGCGGATCGAAGCCGTCCAGAAACTGGAACGGGCCGTAGTCGATGGTGAGCCCGAGGATGCTCATGTTGTCAGTGTTCATCACGCCATGGCAAAAGCCGACGGCCTGCCACTGCGCCAGCAGGGCGGCGGTGCGCTCGCTCACGGCTTCCAGGAAAGCCGCGTAGGCGTTGCCGCCGAAGCGGTCGGTCGTGCGGCAGGCCGGGTAGTAGCGGTCGATGACGTAGTCG from Variovorax paradoxus includes these protein-coding regions:
- the map gene encoding type I methionyl aminopeptidase, yielding MSITYKDAAGIAAMRVACRLASEVLDYLTPFIKPGITTNEIDRLAAEYMVKQGTTSATVGYMGASSVPFPKSLCTSVNHVVCHGIPNDKPLKKGDIMNVDVTVVKDGWFGDNSRMYIIGDASIAAKRLCSITFEAMWHGILQVRPGAHLGDIGHAIQKFAEGHGFSVVREFCGHGVGQRFHEEPQVLHYGRPGTLEELKPGMIFTIEPMINAGKRDVKEDFKGGQYDGWTIVTRDHSLSAQWEHTVLVTETGYEVLTLSEGSPPLPSFVTSTKT
- the purL gene encoding phosphoribosylformylglycinamidine synthase; this translates as MFEGGSALSDFRARQLLPKLQAIEPRIEGISARFVHLVVTDAALSDAEHDRFAALLTYGEPFEAPAKAATSVVVTPRLGTVSPWASKATDIAHNCGLALRRVERVTQYHLKLKAPLIGKAPVLEGDTLAAVAGPLHDRMTESVLATVEQAASLFSELPAQPMALVDVQGGGRAALVAANTGFGLALAEDEIDYLVDAFTRLGRNPSDVELMMFAQANSEHCRHKIFNAQFTIDGKAQPQSLFSMIRHTEKQNPQHTVIAYADNASVMEGTTVERFIPASGSQGYQKDSALSHVLMKVETHNHPTAISPFPGASTGAGGEIRDEGATGRGSKPKAGLTGFTVSKLWPEEGHYGKPEHIASPLQIMTEGPLGGAAFNNEFGRPNLLGYFREYEQTVASDIDTVQRGYHKPIMIAGGLGSIDATQTKKIQFPAGSLLIQLGGPGMRIGMGGSAASSMATGANAAELDFDSVQRGNPEIERRAQEVINHCWQQGAANPILAIHDVGAGGLSNAFPELTNDAGRGARFDLRAVPLEESGMAPKEIWCNESQERYVLAIAPESLEQFKAFCERERCPFSVVGVATEERQLLVADQGAAVQPVDMPMDVLLGKPPKMHRDVKTVARSFKPLDLTGVDLQKAAIDVLSHPTVASKRFLITIGDRTVGGLSHRDQMVGPWQVPVADCAVTLADYKGFAGEAMSMGERTPLAALDAPASGRMAVAEAITNLLAAPIELSRVKLSANWMAACGEPGEDAALYETVKAVGLELCPALGVSIPVGKDSLSMRTQWKDDGAAKKVTSPVSLIVTAFATLADVRGTLTPQLDAQEADTTLVLVDLGQGKHRMAGSILAQTLGQSGDTVPDLDDPAQLVALVNAVNALRADGKILAMHDRSDGGLFATACEMAFAGHVGVALNVDMLVTEGDGISDSRMETGDAKNWAQQVSARREELTLKALFNEELGMLLQVRTAERNDVMQVLRTHGLSAHSHFVGKTRPASSTMDAGKGKVEVWRDAKSVFSASLHDLHQVWDSVSWKIARERDNPACADAEHAAAGDPSDPGMHIFLPLPLGEGSSLNAPAILQSRPRVAILREQGVNSHVEMAYAFTEAGFEAYDVHMTDLQTGRADLANFKGVVACGGFSYGDTLGAGIGWARSITFNPKLAEQFKSFFGREDTFGLGVCNGCQMFAELADIIPGAEAWPRFTTNQSERFEARLSMVEVLESPSIFFAGMAGSRLPIAVAHGEGYANFKHRGDAAKAIAAMRFVDNHGKPTEQYPFNPNGSAGGLTSVTTPDGRFTAVMPHPERVFRNIQMSWTPGDRSELSPWMQIWRNARRWVG
- a CDS encoding peptidylprolyl isomerase → MKKQILTAVAAAALLGAIPLAAVAQNAAIVNGKPVPKARMDVLAQQLAAAGRPVTPEMQGQLREEIVAREVFMQEAQKQGLDATDDYRNQLELARQAILIRALFENYRKTNAVSEADIKAEYDKFVAANGGKEFKARHILVETEDQAKKIMADLKKGAKFEDIAKKQSKDPGSGANGGDLDWANPSSFVPEFSEAMIKLKKGETTATPVKTQFGYHIIRVDDIRQAQLPKMEEVQPQITQQLQQQRLQKYQEELRAKAKIE
- a CDS encoding BolA family protein — its product is MSTAATHPLPTADALEAVLRQKLQPTVLEVIDESSAHAGHAGANAEGYGTHFRVRIASPLFEGKPRVARHRLVYDALQVFIAQGLHAIAIEVL
- a CDS encoding septation protein A, yielding MKLLLDFFPILLFFGAYKLGDIYTATAVLMGATVVQMGIIYATERKLQAMQKATLVLILLFGTLTLVLHDDRFIKWKPTVLYGAMAVALAVALWALKKNFLKMLLGSQLQLPDRIWSRLNVAWIGYCLFMALINAYVAAYFTTEAWVNFKLWGYVFPIVFLVAQGLYISPHLKSDEPTA
- the msrB gene encoding peptide-methionine (R)-S-oxide reductase MsrB, yielding MTAPIQKTDAEWKALLAEKGAEPAAFEVTRHAATERPFTGKYEAHWEDGTYHCICCGAKLFEASTKFDAGCGWPSFSEEAVPGAIKNIVDRSHGMVRTENVCANCGAHLGHVFPDGPTETGLRYCMNSASLDFQKK
- a CDS encoding protein adenylyltransferase SelO, whose amino-acid sequence is MSLLAEDTAAADLGVRWKPGFQALGPAFLTELRPTPLPDPYWVGHSDAVAGLLGLPADWRQSDSTLAALTGSVPVAGTQPFATVYSGHQFGVWAGQLGDGRAIMLGETEGGLEVQLKGAGRTPYSRGGDGRAVLRSSIREFLCSEAMHSLGIPTTRALCVTGSDARVYREEPETAAVVTRVAPSFIRFGHFEHFAANQRDAELRALADYVIDRYYPACRTTDRFGGNAYAAFLEAVSERTAALLAQWQAVGFCHGVMNTDNMSILGLTIDYGPFQFLDGFDPRHICNHSDTGGRYAFNQQPNVAYWNLFCLAQALLPLIVDQEVAVAALESYKTVFPREFEGRMRAKLGLTDSAEGDRPLIEGVLKLLAAEKVDYTIFWRRLSQYMAEGNAEPVRDLFLDRVGFDTWLLSFSERHAKAPSTGQRSEAADLMLKSNPKFVLRNHLGQQAIEAAAQKDFSGVATLLNLLETPFEEHPGADAYAGFPPDWASTIEISCSS